GCGCCGAGGCGGCGAACGGCCGCCCGGTCGCCAGGGTGCTGCTCGACTCGGCGCTGCCGCAGCTCGACCACCTCTTCGACTACGCTGTGCCGCCAGAGCTGGCCGACGAACTGCGTGTCGGCCAACGTGTGCGGGTGCCCTTCCGGTCGAAGGACCGCCGCAGCTTCGGCTACGTCATCGAGTTCGCCGAGCGCAGTGATTTCGGCGGTGAGCTGTCGGCGATCGCCGACATCGTCACGCCGGTTCCGCAGCTGACGCCGGAGGTGTGGCGGCTCGCGAGGGCCGTCGCGGATCGCGCGGGCGGCTCGGCTGGTGACATCCTTCGCCTCGCGATCCCGACGCGCCAGGTACGGGTCGAGAAGAAGCACCTGGCCCGGACTGCACCGTCCGAGCCCGTCAAAGCCGCGCCTGCAGCAGCCGCGGTGGTACCGACCCCCGCAGAAGCCGCGCCCGCAGATGCCGTCGTGGCGCCGACCCCCGCTGATCCGGCCCTGGAGCCGACCCAGCCCGCGCCGGAAGACGGGATCGCAGCGGCTCTGATCGACGGCGCCAGGCTCGCGCTCACCTCGTCTCACGGTCCCGAGCGCCTGCACACGGGTGAGTGGGTGGGGGGCTGGGCCGCCCAGCTGGCGCGGCTCGCGATCGCGGTGCACGCTCGCGGGCGCAGCGCGATCCTCGTCGTACCCGACTATCGGGATCTCGATCAGGTTCGAGACGCGCTGGCGGCGCTCGGGCACACCGATGCGGTGCGGGTCGACTCGCGACAGTCGAACGCCGAGCGCTACGCCGGATTCCTCAGGGCGCTCGACCCCGAGCCTCGCATCGTGCTCGGCAACCGTTCGGCCGTCTACGCGCCCGCGCACCGGCTCGGCGCCATCATCCTGTGGGACGACGGCGATCCGGTGCTCGCTGAACCGCTCGCCCCCTACGTGCACGCCCGCGATGCCGCCCTCGTGCGCGCCGGGCAGTCGGGCGCGGGGCTCTTCTTCGCGTCTCACGCCCGCAGCTCCGAGGTGCAGCGGCTCGTCGACATCGGCTACGTGCGCGCTCAGCAGAACCCGCCGCGGCGCACCCGCATCGTGCACGCCGACGCATCGATGACCCCCGACGCGTTCGCGGGGCGCGTGCCCGAGTTCGCGGCTCGCACGATCAGGGAGGGGCTGCGCCACGGCCCGGTGCTCGTGCAGGTGGCGACTCCGGGATACGCCCCGGTCGCGGTGTGCACCGAGTGCGGCGACCTCGCCCGCTGCAACGCGTGCGGCGGCCCGATCGGATTCCGCGTGGTCGGCCGGGCGTCCTGCCGCTGGTGCGGCGAGCACGCCGAGGGGTGGCGCTGCACGACCTGCGACGGCCGTCGTCTCGAGGAGCGCGGCATGGGATCCGGTCGAACGGTCGAGCAGTTCGAGCGCCAGTTCGAGGGCGCGCGCGTGATCCTCAGCGACGGTGAGCACCCGAGGGAGCTCGTCGACGCGCGGCCCGCACTTGTGGTCGCGACCCGCGGTGCCGAGCCGCTCGCGGCGGGCGGATACCGGGCCGTCGTGCTGCTCGACGCGGAACGGCTGCTGAGTCTCGAGACGCTGCGGGCCGGCGAGGACTGCCTGCGCTGGTGGGAGAACGCGGCCGCGCTCGCGGCCCCCGACGGCATCTGCCTCATGGCTTCGGGCGGCGGACCCGTTGTGCGCGCGTTCGTCACGGGACGCACCGAGGA
This DNA window, taken from Leucobacter tenebrionis, encodes the following:
- a CDS encoding primosomal protein N' family DNA-binding protein, which codes for MSAADAGEEAAAPAERGAAFERAEAANGRPVARVLLDSALPQLDHLFDYAVPPELADELRVGQRVRVPFRSKDRRSFGYVIEFAERSDFGGELSAIADIVTPVPQLTPEVWRLARAVADRAGGSAGDILRLAIPTRQVRVEKKHLARTAPSEPVKAAPAAAAVVPTPAEAAPADAVVAPTPADPALEPTQPAPEDGIAAALIDGARLALTSSHGPERLHTGEWVGGWAAQLARLAIAVHARGRSAILVVPDYRDLDQVRDALAALGHTDAVRVDSRQSNAERYAGFLRALDPEPRIVLGNRSAVYAPAHRLGAIILWDDGDPVLAEPLAPYVHARDAALVRAGQSGAGLFFASHARSSEVQRLVDIGYVRAQQNPPRRTRIVHADASMTPDAFAGRVPEFAARTIREGLRHGPVLVQVATPGYAPVAVCTECGDLARCNACGGPIGFRVVGRASCRWCGEHAEGWRCTTCDGRRLEERGMGSGRTVEQFERQFEGARVILSDGEHPRELVDARPALVVATRGAEPLAAGGYRAVVLLDAERLLSLETLRAGEDCLRWWENAAALAAPDGICLMASGGGPVVRAFVTGRTEEWLRTELRDRHALRYPPAVRVASVSGGPDEVERALRQIADLPGVDHLGPTPIPPGGAAKTPPGLVRAIVRFDYAQGAEAASRLRGALVADAAGSSSRTRGRAPGRARPEALRLRFDDRGVFDG